In Toxoplasma gondii ME49 chromosome VIII, whole genome shotgun sequence, a single genomic region encodes these proteins:
- a CDS encoding lipase (encoded by transcript TGME49_269300~Predicted trans-membrane domain (TMHMM2.0):20-40) yields MKDSNVENHQRLGTPLRKCRTRLLSAFAVLIALACFARLSHQTGIGTPIAPARKDDTVADQANVPQNSRSEKDRSPTQKVDPAMRTGNVEAGAVLEVNKQQSVARDTEEKTSPARPLHSEFAGLVPHQAHDPKVSKHATKRKHRGGRIAEAVHEKEIQLSPSLATAPKAATSRQIGGVTNKKGDNVIGEKKPVGNQADEDAKVTAEIGLLRTEPSEPDASSSSEGFGESDASSMTYDDSWLKWMYGDAEEEHLNETSTADEFVNDMHENSDQVKEGSDSGQEPSSATLGATSQDITGDLQNALQNESDVANAARDATESAIRGSAQIDEDGEEEPKTVEREIGSPLPDWRTPALSQTADRGVSGANKSSGARDSSARAGIKESGQGEGKGDADARQREEPTGHDSASRVRLVPASMSMARAWWAVSENEATSSTFLIDASSTSLVFRNQTFPLEAGSVSENHDVRNFGTVRSANVVAYRHQMACGEFQTTLHLINEMPSMYSVVCTLAHLSALAEEAAAGLHVPVQSAAVRALAKVSRLANARKHAIEVALAMRKHVADAASRQDSVNLGLLLNSVMMEQPHLRPVGTALMMMLMECRASLPYFLREQNGYPVTRPETVPQPPHLRHMDATDARIRIPVDAPTVFPITIVPPSGAGAHASTENEPWRQPMYKVFSRLWFFVMHAYRIGERFDDVYKTKHVDKIFPSPWRVTYVGVALWTEWFPFHDANNRISPGGQEALEKYKLRTVLKRVPYSLKKQLYVEETPETPARVKGVLRPFTVDKCDRDSTYASTEASPFVVLLEKRPDAAGTGEQKKAGDEQTLKMHDADAVWVIKGTDGVKPWVVNALLQVVKDPTFSEEGLVHQGFSSFFHHGLRRPLTRFASKVAKAARERTREDPYSVVVTGHSLGGALTLLSVWFLARTLKPYVDAGVVVIYGVVYGSPTIGDAVALQELNSCGAKIFRVRIDLDPVPMMGQTAGVTKLYKDDKDDIVLRTNDLANVTLWNPDGSLLYSGLVWLLDAVQPFRRRKKLLRLFARHFALPQFVHTYNNPMYTHLHLLPCIFTILTGMYEEYAWSSYCAAPLLRRYPLFPSVLSAELEEEMKRVHEQELPGVLKRLESRLKNESWARKTQKLFQAGLGFFSRKIQ; encoded by the exons ATGAAGGATTCCAATGTTGAGAATCATCAGCGGTTGGGCACGCCGCTCCGAAAGTGCCGCACTCGGCTCCTTTCAGCATTCGCCGTTCTCATCGCCCTCGCCTGTTTCGCGCGGTTGAGCCACCAGACGGGGATCGGCACCCCGATCGCCCCTGCTAGGAAGGATGACACGGTGGCTGATCAAGCAAATGTACCACAGAACTCCCGTAGTGAGAAGGATCGCAGTCCCACCCAGAAGGTTGATCCTGCAATGAGAACTGGAAACGTGGAAGCTGGGGCAGTATTAGAGGTCAACAAACAGCAATCCGTGGCACgtgacacagaagaaaaaacgtcgcCAGCTAGGCCACTTCACAGTGAGTTTGCTGGTCTCGTTCCACACCAAGCACATGATCCAAAAGTATCGAAGCatgcgacgaagaggaagcatcGTGGTGGGCGTATTGCAGAAGCTGTTCATGAGAAAGAAATACAGCTTTCACCGTCTCTTGCTACAGCGCCGAAGGCCGCGACTTCTAGACAGATCGGAGGAGTAACCAACAAAAAAGGTGATAACGTCATTGGTGAGAAGAAACCTGTGGGAAATCAGGCAGACGAGGATGCCAAAGTTACGGCGGAAATTGGGCTCCTCAGAACCGAACCATCAGAACCGGAtgcgtcgtcgtcgtcggAAGGTTTTGGAGAGTCAGATGCGTCTTCGATGACTTATGACGACTCGTGGCTCAAGTGGATGTACggagatgcagaggaagagcacTTAAACGAGACGTCAACTGCTGACGAATTTGTTAACGACATGCATGAAAACAGTGACCAGGTAAAAGAGGGTAGTGACAGTGGTCAAGAGCCTTCGAGTGCGACTCTAGGCGCAACATCACAAGACATCACTGGAGATCTGCAAAACGCTCTCCAGAATGAGAGTGACGTGGCAAATGCTGCGAGGGACGCAACAGAGTCTGCCATTCGTGGATCGGCTCAGATAGATGAggatggagaagaggagccgAAGACTGTAGAACGTGAGATTGGCTCACCGCTTCCCGACTGGCGTACTCCGGCCCTGTCTCAGACCGCGGACCGAGGCGTTAGCGGGGCCAATAAAAGCAGTGGTGCACGTGACTCTTCTGCTCGAGCGGGCATCAAGGAAAGCGGACAAGGGGAGGGCAAAGGCGATGCGGATGCTCGTCAACGGGAAGAGCCAACGGGTCATGACTCTGCTTCACGTGTCCGTTTGGTCCCGGCAAGTATGAGCATGGCGCGTGCGTGGTGGGCAGTGAGCGAGAATGAAGCGACCTCGTCTACATTCCTCATCGATGCATCTTCAACGTCTCTGGTATTCCGCAACCAAACGTTCCCCCTGGAGGCGGGCAGCGTCTCAGAGAACCACGATGTGCGAAACTTTGGAACTGTTCGCTCCGCAAACGTTGTCGCGTACCGGCACCAGATGGCGTGCGGTGAGTTTCAGACAACCCTGCACCTTATAAATGAGATGCCGTCCATGTACAGCGTTGTCTGTACACTCGCCCACCTCAGTGCACTCGCTGAGGAAGCCGCTGCGGGACTGCATGTGCCCGTTCAATCGGCTGCAGTCCGCGCCCTGGCGAAAGTGAGCCGGTTAGCCAATGCGAGGAAACACGCGATTGAAGTGGCTCTCGCCATGCGGAAACATGTTGCCGATGCGGCATCGCGTCAGGATTCTGTCAACCTTGGGCTTTTACTCAACAGCGTCATGATGGAACAACCTCATCTCCGACCTGTCGGCACCGCTCTCATGATGATGC TGATGGAATGCCGAGCCAGTTTGCCGTATTTTCTGCGGGAGCAGAACGGCTACCCAGTCACACGTCCGGAAACTGTCCCCCAACCTCCTCACTTGCGTCATATGGATGCAACTGACGCCAGGATTCGCATTCCTGTGGATGCGCCCACTGTTTTCCCCATCACGATTGTGCCACCATCTGGAGCTGGAGCGCACGCGTCAACAGAGAACGAGCCCTGGCGTCAGCCAATGTACAAGGTTTTCTCCAGGTTGTGGTTCTTTGTTATGCACGCCTATCGCATCGGTGAACGATTTGACGACGTCTACAAAACGAAGCACGTGGACAAAATCTTCCCGTCGCCTTGGCGGGTCACGTATGTtggcgtcgctctctggaCTGAGTGGT tTCCCTTTCATGATGCCAATAACCGGATCTCTCCCGGAGGCCAGGAGGCGCTGGAGAAGTACAAGCTCAGGACAGTCTTGAAGCGCGTCCCGTACAGCCTTAAGAAACAGCTGTATGTCGAAGAAACCCCGGAGACCCCTGCGCGTGTCAAAGGTGTTCTCCGACCGTTCACGGTCGACAAATGTGATCGCGATTCAACCTATGCATCGACGGAAGCGTCTCCATTTGTGGTGTTGTTGGAGAAGCGCCCGGATGCTGCAGGAACTGGGGAACaaaagaaagcaggagaTGAACAGACGCTGAAGATGCATGACGCAGACGCTGTGTGGGTCATCAAAGGCACGGACGGTGTTAAG CCATGGGTCGTGAATGCGCTGCTGCAAGTGGTCAAGGACCCGACTTTTTCGGAAGAGGGACTCGTTCACCAAGGTTTCTCAAGTTTCTTCCACCACGGTCTCCGTCGCCCTCTCACACGTTTTGCGTCAAAGGTAGCCAAAGCGGCCCGTGAACGAACTCGAGAGGACCCGTACTCCGTTGTGGTGACCGGCCACTCTCTTGGAGGCGCGCTgacgcttctttctgtctggtTCCTCGCCAGGACTCTGAAGCCTTACGTCGACGCGGGTGTAGTCGTCATCTATGGCGTCGTGTACGGCTCTCCAACG ATTGGAGACGCCGTTGCTTTACAAGAGCTAAATTCATGCGGCGCCAAAATTTTCCGCGTACGTATCGACCTGGATCCGGTCCCGATGATGGGACAGACTGCAGGTGTCACCAAGCTCTACAAAGACGACAAAGACGACATTGTG CTTCGCACGAACGACCTCGCAAACGTGACATTGTGGAACCCAGATGGGTCGTTGCTGTACAGCGGCCTTGTGTGGCTTCTGGACGCGGTGCAACCGTTtcgcaggagaaagaaacttcTTCGATTGTTCGCCCGGCATTTTGCTCTCCCGCAATTCGTCCACACGTACAATAACCCAATGTACACCCACTTGCATCTCTTACCGTGTATCTTCACCATCCTCACCGGCATGTATGAGGAATATGCGTGGAGTAGCTACTGCGCGGCACCGCTTCTCAGACGGTACCCGCTCTTCCCTTCCGTCTTGTCAGCAG AGTTAGAGGAAGAAATGAAGCGTGTCCATGAGCAAGAACTTCCTGGTGTCCTCAAACGGCTCGAGTCAAGACTGAAGAATGAATCTTGGGCtcggaagacacagaagctcTTTCAGGCCGGGTTAGGGTTTTTCAGCAGAAAAATCCAGTGA